The genomic region ATGTTTTGGTAACGATTTAAGTGGTCGGGGTAAATATTAGTGAGAACGGCCAAGTGGGGGCTGATTTTATCTTCGTCTAAACCCTGAAGCTGCCATGAAGAAAGCTCCAAAACGACTTTGGTTTGAGGAGTCATTTTGTCTAGCAAGGAAAGAGTGGCGACGCCGCGAAGATTGCCTCCAAGCAGTGTTTTGTAACCCGAGGCTTCTAAAATTTTACCGATTAAATGAGTCGTCGTCGTTTTACCTCGTGTTCCGGTCACGCCGATGATGTTTTTCCGATGGGGACAGAGTTTAAAAAACAAGCTTTCGTCCATTTCGACGGGAACGTGGTGTTTTCTAGCGACGGCTAAGGAAGGAGAATCTTTAGAAACATCAGGATTACGAATGACAAGATCAGAATTGATAAAATCTTCTTCCCTGTGTTTGCCTAAGATATAAGTTATCGGTAAATCACGCAAAAGGTCAAGAGAGGTTTTTAATTCTTTGGCGGTTTTAAGATCCGTGACCTTAACTTTAGCCCCTTTTTCGGCAAAAAACCGCGCCACACCAACCCCGCCACCTTGAATTCCCAACCCCATCACTAAAATCCGTTGTCCAGAAAAATTCATAAACATCTTTATTTAGTTTGTTTTACTTATTATACTATTTTAAGAAGCTTCGGAGCAAAAAGAGCTTGTCAGGTCATGGCGGCAAGAAAAAGGCCAAAAACAGCCAAAACGATACCGGCTAACCAAAATCTCATGACCACCGTTGGCTCTTCCCAACCTTTTTCCTGAAACCAAAGATGAATAGGGGCCACGGAAAAAATTTTTTTGCCGAAGAATCTCTTGCTTAAAAGTTGCACAAGCGACGAAGTTACCTCGGCCACAAAGATGCCTCCGATAATAACCAGGGCGATCGGTTTGCCTAAAATAAGACCGATGACGGCCAGAGTGGCACCGAAAGGCAGGGCGCCGGTATCACCTAAAAAAATTCTGGCCGGATGAATATTAAAATACAAAAAGGCAATCAAACTCCCGATCCAAAGAGCAATAAAGATCGCCAGGGGAACGTCCAGGATGCCGGCGGAAATGACCCAGAAAGACGTCAGGCAAATAAGCAAAAGCCCCGAAGCTAAACCGTCAAGTCCGTCGGTGATATTAAAGGCATTGGCAAAAGCGGTGATGACGAAAGCGGCAAAGGGAATGTAAATCCAGTCTAGGGTCAGAAGCCCAAAAAAAGTAATATTAACGATTTTAATCTGTAATTCACTGTAGAGCCAAAAGGCCACGATGCCCGACAAGAGAAGCTCCAGGATTAATTTATGGCGGATTCTTAGTCCGAAAAAATTCTCCGAAGCACCGGGAAACGTTTTTTTAATATCATCAAAAAGACCTAAAAGGCCAAAAGAAAGAAAAGTTAAAAGAAGAATTCTTACCTCCGCCAACAAAGGATAGACCGAAGTGATAGGAACCCAAAAATAGGGCAACATAAAAA from Patescibacteria group bacterium harbors:
- a CDS encoding phospho-N-acetylmuramoyl-pentapeptide-transferase produces the protein MAILLGLLIFSFLINSFLFVPFINLLYKIRFQRQQQETRDIFGKLTPIFDKLHARKAGIPVGGGLLTLILTPLLFLGAIFMLPYFWVPITSVYPLLAEVRILLLTFLSFGLLGLFDDIKKTFPGASENFFGLRIRHKLILELLLSGIVAFWLYSELQIKIVNITFFGLLTLDWIYIPFAAFVITAFANAFNITDGLDGLASGLLLICLTSFWVISAGILDVPLAIFIALWIGSLIAFLYFNIHPARIFLGDTGALPFGATLAVIGLILGKPIALVIIGGIFVAEVTSSLVQLLSKRFFGKKIFSVAPIHLWFQEKGWEEPTVVMRFWLAGIVLAVFGLFLAAMT